From Nitrospirota bacterium, a single genomic window includes:
- a CDS encoding ribonuclease HI family protein has translation MLKIFTDGVARGNPGEGGFGVIIKDSDGCVIEEVGGYIGITTNNVAEYTALLNALKTSLKYNAGKIVVYSDSELMVRQLNGIYKVRNEGLLPLYKEAKELTSQFRDFTIEHIPREKNREADALANKAVDRKHS, from the coding sequence ATCCTGAAAATCTTTACAGACGGAGTTGCAAGGGGAAATCCAGGTGAAGGTGGTTTTGGGGTAATCATTAAGGATTCTGACGGCTGCGTAATAGAAGAAGTTGGCGGATATATCGGAATTACAACGAATAATGTTGCTGAATATACTGCACTGTTAAATGCATTGAAGACCTCTTTGAAATACAATGCCGGGAAAATTGTTGTTTACTCAGATTCAGAGCTTATGGTAAGACAGCTTAACGGTATATATAAGGTTAGAAATGAGGGTCTTTTGCCATTGTATAAAGAGGCAAAAGAATTGACTTCCCAATTCAGGGATTTTACTATTGAACATATTCCGCGTGAAAAAAACAGAGAAGCGGATGCCCTGGCAAATAAGGCAGTGGACAGAAAGCATTCCTGA
- a CDS encoding hemerythrin domain-containing protein, with translation MVATEALKKDHRLIEKMLDILQKVAKKLDQGADVPADSLKKASDFIKTFADNYHHGKEEDLLFQAMEERGFPREGGPIGMMLIEHDEGRSFARGLAESIEKYAAGDNSFKKAIAENARNYSDLLSQHIPKEDGILYMMADNILPESFQEELLKKFEIVEKEKLGEGGWQKYANLVEQLSKELS, from the coding sequence ATGGTAGCAACTGAGGCGCTAAAGAAAGACCACAGACTGATAGAGAAGATGCTTGACATCTTACAAAAGGTGGCCAAAAAGTTAGACCAGGGGGCTGATGTACCTGCAGATTCACTGAAGAAAGCTTCAGACTTTATTAAGACTTTTGCAGATAATTATCATCATGGAAAAGAGGAGGACCTGCTATTCCAGGCCATGGAAGAGAGGGGATTCCCGAGGGAGGGAGGCCCAATCGGAATGATGCTGATTGAACATGATGAAGGGCGGAGCTTTGCAAGGGGATTAGCTGAAAGTATTGAGAAATATGCTGCAGGAGATAATAGCTTCAAGAAGGCAATTGCTGAGAATGCACGGAATTATTCGGATCTGCTGTCACAGCATATTCCTAAAGAAGACGGCATACTTTATATGATGGCCGATAACATCCTGCCGGAGTCGTTTCAGGAAGAACTCTTAAAGAAATTTGAGATAGTTGAAAAAGAAAAACTCGGAGAAGGCGGCTGGCAGAAGTATGCTAACCTTGTTGAACAACTATCCAAAGAATTGTCCTAA
- a CDS encoding cytochrome b N-terminal domain-containing protein, with protein sequence MSNNKIKKRRTWLDKIERSVNLRWIINWFGLATGFLYGELDDRLDLRTALQKILKKPVPKHVNFWFCFGGFTFLLFVTNIITGILLLMYYRPTIDQAYDSVVHITNNVPFGWMVRGFHHWAANIMVITVLIHMIRIYFHGAYKHPRDMNWVIGITLLLLVMAFGFTGYLLPWNQVSFWATTIGAEIPSTFPILGKYFTYLLKGGDAVGQLALTRFFAFHVVILPWITVGLLAMHFLMVRRLGISEPL encoded by the coding sequence ATGAGTAATAATAAGATAAAAAAAAGACGTACGTGGCTGGACAAGATTGAGCGCAGTGTCAACCTGCGATGGATTATTAACTGGTTTGGGCTCGCCACCGGCTTTCTATATGGTGAACTTGACGACAGGCTTGATCTCAGGACAGCCCTTCAGAAGATACTTAAGAAGCCTGTGCCAAAACATGTCAATTTCTGGTTTTGTTTCGGCGGTTTCACTTTCCTCCTCTTTGTAACTAATATAATAACCGGTATACTCCTGCTTATGTATTACAGGCCAACTATTGATCAGGCATATGACAGTGTAGTCCATATCACCAACAATGTCCCTTTTGGATGGATGGTACGTGGATTTCACCACTGGGCAGCAAATATTATGGTTATTACTGTGCTTATACATATGATAAGGATTTATTTTCATGGTGCGTATAAACATCCGAGGGATATGAACTGGGTCATTGGGATCACCCTTTTATTACTTGTTATGGCCTTTGGATTTACAGGTTATCTTCTGCCATGGAACCAGGTCTCATTCTGGGCAACGACAATAGGTGCAGAGATACCATCTACATTTCCCATTCTTGGAAAATATTTTACTTATCTTCTTAAAGGGGGAGATGCAGTTGGCCAGCTTGCACTAACAAGGTTCTTTGCCTTTCATGTAGTAATACTACCCTGGATTACTGTCGGTTTGCTTGCAATGCATTTTCTGATGGTCAGGAGACTCGGCATTTCAGAGCCATTGTGA
- a CDS encoding Rieske (2Fe-2S) protein has protein sequence MEEVSRRNFLTTAINVLIGIWAACAAGLSGFAGIRYIWPTEKTAGPPGEDKVSFPAADLPEGGMKKLVIGGKPVGIIKSNETLYALSLICTHLGCIVNWHPEQNRLVCPCHAGTYDLNGTVVAGPPPRPLPSYDVKITGDKIVVG, from the coding sequence ATGGAAGAAGTATCAAGACGGAATTTCTTAACTACAGCTATTAATGTCCTGATAGGTATCTGGGCCGCTTGTGCAGCTGGGTTATCCGGTTTCGCAGGTATCAGGTATATATGGCCTACGGAAAAGACAGCAGGGCCTCCTGGTGAAGATAAAGTCTCTTTCCCTGCCGCCGACCTCCCTGAAGGTGGCATGAAAAAGCTTGTAATCGGGGGCAAACCGGTCGGCATCATCAAGAGCAACGAAACGCTGTATGCCCTTTCACTTATCTGTACTCACCTGGGATGCATAGTTAACTGGCATCCGGAACAGAACAGACTCGTCTGCCCGTGTCATGCAGGCACTTATGATCTGAATGGGACAGTAGTGGCCGGCCCGCCGCCTCGTCCGCTTCCAAGTTACGATGTAAAGATTACCGGGGATAAGATAGTCGTGGGATGA
- a CDS encoding cytochrome c, protein MNNLCKMVLIVSAMMLVFPLMSFAENDPTTDPGFYPQEYINKKNPLPFNLATLREGRALYTGHCEVCHGVHGDGKGNAAVIGKYKPMPRDFTKSSAISDKSDGMLFYSVSKGVHGTRMFAREEIMKPEQRWAVIHYIRTFAREVNKTN, encoded by the coding sequence ATGAATAATCTATGTAAAATGGTACTTATTGTATCAGCAATGATGCTGGTATTTCCTTTAATGTCTTTTGCCGAAAACGACCCAACTACGGACCCTGGTTTTTATCCTCAGGAATATATAAACAAGAAAAACCCCCTGCCATTTAATCTGGCTACATTAAGGGAAGGGCGTGCGCTCTATACAGGTCATTGCGAGGTATGCCATGGCGTACACGGCGACGGCAAGGGAAATGCCGCTGTTATCGGTAAGTATAAACCAATGCCGCGGGACTTTACGAAATCATCCGCGATATCGGATAAGTCGGACGGTATGCTGTTTTATTCTGTCTCCAAGGGTGTACACGGAACCAGGATGTTCGCAAGGGAAGAAATCATGAAGCCGGAGCAGAGATGGGCCGTTATACACTATATAAGGACTTTTGCCAGGGAAGTGAATAAGACGAATTAG